One Vibrio taketomensis DNA window includes the following coding sequences:
- the accD gene encoding acetyl-CoA carboxylase, carboxyltransferase subunit beta, producing the protein MSWLEKILEKSNIVSSRKASIPEGVWTKCTSCEQVLYHAELERNLEVCPKCDHHMRMKARRRLETFLDDTNRVELANDLEPQDKLKFKDSKRYKDRISAAQKSSGEKDALVVMQGEVIGIPVVACAFEFSFMGGSMGSVVGARFVKAVEAAMENNCGLVCFSASGGARMQEALMSLMQMAKTSAALERLSQKGLPFISVMTDPTMGGVSASLAMLGDINIGEPKALIGFAGRRVIEQTVREDLPEGFQRSEFLLEHGAIDMIVDRREMRQRVSSLLAKMTNSASPLVVSVNDSPQEPEYSVPEAHEKG; encoded by the coding sequence ATGAGTTGGCTTGAAAAGATTTTAGAAAAAAGCAATATCGTAAGTTCACGCAAAGCTTCTATCCCGGAAGGTGTTTGGACAAAATGTACTTCATGTGAGCAAGTGCTTTACCACGCTGAACTAGAGCGTAACCTAGAAGTATGTCCGAAATGTGACCATCACATGCGCATGAAAGCACGCCGTCGTTTGGAAACATTTTTAGACGACACAAACCGTGTTGAACTGGCGAATGATCTTGAACCACAAGATAAGCTGAAGTTTAAAGATTCTAAGCGTTATAAAGATCGTATTTCTGCTGCGCAAAAGAGTAGCGGTGAGAAAGACGCACTTGTTGTAATGCAGGGTGAAGTGATTGGTATTCCTGTCGTTGCTTGTGCATTTGAGTTCTCTTTTATGGGCGGCTCAATGGGCTCTGTTGTAGGTGCTCGCTTTGTTAAAGCGGTCGAAGCAGCAATGGAAAACAACTGTGGTTTGGTTTGTTTCTCTGCAAGTGGCGGTGCACGTATGCAAGAGGCATTGATGTCTCTAATGCAAATGGCAAAAACCAGTGCCGCTCTTGAGCGTCTATCACAAAAAGGCCTGCCATTCATTTCTGTGATGACTGACCCTACCATGGGTGGTGTATCTGCAAGTTTGGCAATGCTAGGTGATATCAATATCGGTGAGCCAAAAGCGCTAATCGGTTTTGCTGGTCGTCGCGTTATTGAGCAAACTGTGCGTGAAGATCTTCCTGAAGGTTTCCAGCGCAGTGAGTTCCTACTTGAGCACGGTGCAATCGATATGATTGTTGACCGTCGTGAAATGCGTCAACGTGTGAGCAGTCTGTTGGCAAAAATGACCAATTCAGCATCACCGCTGGTTGTTTCTGTGAACGATTCTCCGCAAGAACCTGAGTATTCTGTACCAGAAGCGCACGAAAAAGGTTAA
- the folC gene encoding bifunctional tetrahydrofolate synthase/dihydrofolate synthase — protein sequence MSQSLIPQATSPLAMWLDYLANIHTSAIDLGLDRVQAVASKANLTKPAQTVITVAGTNGKGSTCALMEAILLDAGYSVGVYSSPHLIRYNERVRINGQDLSDEKHAQAFDFIEKQRGEISLSLFEFGTLAALRLFQTENVDVVLLEVGLGGRLDATNVVDHDVSVITSLAIDHVDWLGDDINVIGFEKAGIFRTGKPAICGQPKAPSTVAAHADDIDAELYQVGIQYNYALTENNTWCWTHGSYELEALPVPSLPLPNAATALMALATAHLDISDVNIVNGLKNATLPGRMQLICRQPTVLLDVAHNPHSAQYLVDRIHEQYVGKTIRIVVAMLHDKDIKSTLEILSPLASEWYPASLTGPRAASADELCQYLPQGQAKYHTPVDAFNAAMTQAQADDVIIVVGSFHTVGEVLEHWQEKGE from the coding sequence ATGAGTCAAAGTCTTATTCCTCAAGCCACATCTCCACTCGCGATGTGGCTTGATTATTTAGCAAATATACATACCTCAGCAATCGACCTCGGCTTAGATCGTGTTCAAGCGGTTGCTAGCAAAGCCAATCTTACCAAACCTGCCCAAACAGTGATTACCGTCGCTGGCACCAACGGCAAAGGCTCAACGTGTGCCCTGATGGAAGCCATTCTGCTTGATGCTGGCTATTCAGTAGGTGTCTACAGTTCACCACACCTGATTCGCTATAACGAACGAGTCCGTATTAACGGGCAAGATTTAAGCGATGAAAAACATGCTCAAGCATTTGACTTCATTGAGAAGCAACGCGGCGAAATTAGCCTAAGTTTATTTGAATTTGGCACCTTAGCGGCATTGCGTTTGTTCCAAACGGAGAACGTTGATGTTGTTTTGCTTGAAGTAGGGCTAGGCGGTCGACTCGATGCGACTAACGTGGTTGATCATGATGTTTCAGTGATAACCAGTCTGGCGATTGATCATGTGGATTGGCTTGGTGATGACATCAATGTCATCGGTTTTGAAAAAGCCGGTATCTTCCGCACTGGTAAACCAGCGATTTGCGGTCAACCTAAAGCACCATCAACGGTAGCGGCTCATGCCGATGATATTGATGCAGAGCTTTACCAAGTTGGTATTCAATACAACTATGCACTAACCGAAAACAACACTTGGTGTTGGACTCACGGTAGCTACGAGCTTGAGGCATTACCAGTGCCGAGTTTGCCGTTGCCAAACGCAGCAACGGCTTTGATGGCACTGGCAACGGCACATCTCGACATCAGTGATGTTAACATCGTTAACGGCCTCAAAAACGCAACCTTGCCAGGTCGTATGCAGCTGATTTGTCGTCAGCCGACCGTGTTATTAGATGTGGCGCATAATCCACATTCTGCGCAATATCTCGTTGATCGTATCCACGAGCAATATGTGGGTAAAACTATTCGTATCGTCGTTGCGATGTTGCATGACAAAGATATTAAATCAACACTTGAGATCTTGTCTCCGCTAGCAAGTGAGTGGTATCCAGCTTCATTAACAGGTCCTCGCGCAGCAAGTGCTGATGAGTTATGTCAGTACCTGCCACAAGGACAAGCGAAATACCACACGCCCGTTGATGCATTTAATGCAGCAATGACACAAGCGCAAGCGGACGATGTCATTATTGTTGTCGGTTCATTCCATACTGTTGGTGAAGTACTTGAGCACTGGCAGGAAAAAGGAGAGTAA
- a CDS encoding cell division protein DedD — MASKFQNRLVGTIILVSIGVIVLPDVLDGQKTHYKEDIASIPIKPELDSDVETFEVLAPEDDSASLPPSPVEVVVDAATAPTNEDKVEVVEKPVPERNQYQESAWIIQLMALKNADNAANVVKDLQKRVIKRIPNSKMDLLESLLVRMCPKRNLSVKLANWKKLLVQKVDCLNLNH; from the coding sequence ATGGCAAGTAAATTTCAAAATCGTCTCGTTGGCACCATTATTCTAGTTTCAATCGGTGTGATTGTGCTGCCTGATGTACTCGATGGGCAGAAAACACACTACAAAGAAGATATTGCAAGCATTCCTATCAAACCAGAGCTTGATAGTGATGTGGAAACGTTTGAAGTGTTAGCTCCGGAAGATGACTCAGCTTCTCTTCCCCCTTCACCTGTAGAAGTCGTCGTTGATGCAGCAACAGCGCCAACGAATGAAGATAAGGTGGAAGTTGTCGAAAAACCGGTGCCAGAGCGAAATCAATATCAAGAGAGTGCGTGGATCATTCAATTGATGGCACTAAAGAATGCCGATAATGCTGCCAATGTAGTGAAAGATCTGCAAAAGCGGGTTATCAAGCGCATACCAAACTCGAAAATGGATTTACTCGAGTCATTATTGGTCCGGATGTGTCCAAAACGAAACTTGAGCGTCAAGTTGGCGAACTGGAAAAAATTACTGGTTCAAAAGGTCGATTGCTTAAATTTAAACCATTAA
- a CDS encoding CvpA family protein, which produces MNWLDIVILGVIGLSALISLIRGFAKEALSLVIWCGAFFIASQYYRRLSVYFTGIDDEMFRNGAAIAALFVATLIVGALVNYVIGQLIQKTGLSGTDRVLGIVFGGLRGVLIVAAVLFFVDTFTTMNQSEWWTTSELVPHFKLIIEPFFKHLQTSSSFLSGAI; this is translated from the coding sequence ATGAATTGGTTAGATATTGTTATTTTAGGTGTGATTGGCCTGTCGGCTTTGATCAGTCTAATACGTGGCTTCGCTAAAGAAGCATTGTCTTTGGTTATCTGGTGTGGTGCATTTTTCATCGCCAGTCAGTATTACCGACGTCTATCGGTCTACTTCACGGGGATCGATGACGAAATGTTTCGTAATGGCGCTGCCATCGCTGCCCTTTTTGTTGCCACGCTAATTGTAGGTGCGTTGGTCAACTATGTAATTGGACAGTTGATTCAGAAAACGGGTTTGTCAGGTACAGATCGCGTGTTAGGTATTGTTTTTGGTGGGTTGCGTGGCGTGTTAATTGTTGCAGCAGTTCTGTTCTTTGTTGATACCTTCACCACAATGAATCAAAGTGAATGGTGGACGACTTCTGAGTTGGTGCCACACTTCAAATTGATCATTGAACCGTTTTTCAAACACCTACAAACATCATCGAGTTTCTTATCTGGCGCGATTTAA
- the purF gene encoding amidophosphoribosyltransferase, with product MCGIVGIVGTTPVNQSIYDALTVLQHRGQDAAGICTIESNRFRLRKANGLVKDVFEARHMQRLQGEVGIGHVRYPTAGSSSASEAQPFYVNSPFGITLAHNGNLTNANEVREKLFDKDRRHINTTSDSEVLLNVLAHEIDTVRGNVTSEDVFRAVMNVHRTIRGAYAVVAMIIGHGMIAFRDPKGIRPLCLGKREVKGQTEYMVASESVALDAVGFDFIRDVLPGEAVYVTFDGELFTHQCADNPTLNPCMFEYVYFARPDSFIDKISVYAARVEMGKKLGERIRDEYAHLDIDVVIPIPETSCDIALQIAQAIDIPYRQGFVKNRYVGRTFIMPGQQQRKKSVRRKLNAIRSEFKDKNVLLVDDSIVRGTTSEQIIEMARDSGANKVYMVSAAPEIRFPNVYGIDMPSANELIAHGRDNEQICKYIGADELIFQTLDDLVEAVRLGNPEITKFETSVFSGEYVTGDINQQYLEYLESLRGDDAKTQLEIQQDLASLELYNEGA from the coding sequence ATGTGTGGTATTGTTGGAATCGTGGGCACGACGCCTGTTAATCAGTCTATTTATGACGCTTTGACTGTATTGCAGCACCGTGGCCAAGATGCCGCTGGTATTTGTACCATAGAAAGCAATCGTTTTCGTCTGCGTAAGGCGAACGGATTGGTAAAGGATGTATTTGAAGCGAGACACATGCAAAGACTGCAAGGAGAGGTGGGAATAGGCCATGTACGTTACCCTACCGCAGGCAGCTCCAGTGCCTCAGAAGCTCAACCTTTCTATGTAAACTCTCCTTTTGGTATCACTCTCGCCCACAACGGCAACCTCACTAATGCGAATGAAGTTCGCGAAAAACTCTTCGATAAAGACCGTCGTCACATCAACACCACTTCAGACTCAGAAGTCCTGCTTAACGTACTCGCTCATGAGATCGATACTGTTCGTGGCAATGTGACTAGTGAAGATGTATTTCGTGCAGTAATGAATGTGCACCGCACTATTCGTGGCGCGTATGCAGTTGTCGCGATGATTATCGGCCATGGCATGATTGCATTTCGTGATCCGAAAGGCATTCGCCCACTATGCTTGGGCAAGCGTGAAGTTAAAGGTCAAACTGAATATATGGTAGCGTCAGAATCTGTGGCATTGGATGCGGTAGGTTTTGATTTTATTCGTGACGTATTACCGGGTGAAGCGGTCTACGTCACCTTTGATGGTGAACTCTTTACACATCAATGCGCGGATAACCCAACGCTTAATCCATGTATGTTTGAGTACGTGTACTTTGCTCGCCCTGATTCATTTATCGATAAAATTTCGGTTTACGCGGCGCGCGTAGAAATGGGTAAAAAACTGGGTGAACGCATTCGCGATGAGTACGCGCATTTAGATATTGATGTTGTCATTCCTATTCCTGAAACTTCATGTGATATTGCACTACAGATTGCGCAAGCCATTGATATTCCATACCGTCAAGGTTTTGTGAAAAACCGCTATGTTGGTCGTACTTTTATTATGCCGGGTCAACAACAGCGTAAAAAATCCGTGCGTCGCAAACTCAATGCGATTCGCTCTGAGTTTAAAGATAAGAATGTTCTGTTGGTGGATGATTCCATTGTACGTGGCACGACATCTGAACAGATTATCGAGATGGCAAGAGATTCTGGTGCGAATAAGGTCTACATGGTTTCTGCCGCACCGGAAATTCGTTTCCCGAATGTATACGGTATCGATATGCCGAGCGCCAATGAATTGATTGCGCATGGTCGTGACAATGAGCAAATCTGTAAGTACATTGGTGCTGACGAATTGATTTTCCAAACCTTGGATGACCTTGTTGAAGCGGTCAGATTAGGCAACCCAGAAATCACTAAGTTTGAAACCTCAGTGTTTAGTGGTGAATATGTAACAGGTGACATCAACCAGCAGTATCTCGAGTATCTAGAGTCTTTGCGTGGTGATGATGCTAAGACTCAGTTGGAAATTCAGCAAGATTTAGCCAGCCTAGAGTTATATAACGAAGGCGCGTAG
- the znuB gene encoding zinc ABC transporter permease subunit ZnuB gives MIEFLLPSIFAGLGIALIAGPLGSFVVWRKMAYFGDTLAHASLMGLAFGFLFDINLYLALVICCLLLAVALVTLQRQQLIAADTLLGILAHSALSIGLVAVSFLDNVRIDLMSYLFGDLLAVTPQDLIFIYSGVVVVGIILAVFWRPLLATTINEELASVEGHNVDLMRLVLMLLIGLVIAVGMKFVGALIITSLLIIPGATARRFARSPEQMAIIASLLGAIAVLIGLSLSWHFDTPAGPSVVISAAGLFLLSQLKRIA, from the coding sequence ATGATTGAGTTTCTACTTCCCTCGATTTTTGCAGGTCTTGGTATTGCCCTAATTGCAGGGCCACTAGGATCATTCGTCGTTTGGCGCAAAATGGCGTACTTTGGGGATACCCTCGCCCACGCATCGCTGATGGGGTTAGCGTTTGGCTTCTTATTCGATATCAATTTATACCTAGCCCTAGTTATTTGTTGTTTGCTACTCGCCGTAGCTTTGGTCACGCTGCAAAGACAGCAATTGATCGCTGCAGATACGCTACTTGGCATACTTGCTCATAGTGCATTGTCCATTGGTTTAGTAGCGGTAAGCTTTCTTGATAATGTGCGAATCGACTTAATGAGTTACTTATTTGGCGATCTGCTGGCGGTAACACCACAAGACCTGATCTTCATTTACTCTGGTGTGGTCGTGGTCGGCATTATTTTGGCGGTATTTTGGCGTCCATTGCTAGCAACAACTATCAATGAAGAGTTGGCGTCTGTCGAAGGTCACAATGTTGATCTGATGCGTTTGGTTTTAATGTTACTTATCGGTCTTGTCATTGCCGTTGGAATGAAGTTTGTTGGCGCATTGATCATTACTTCATTACTGATCATTCCCGGCGCTACCGCAAGACGTTTTGCTCGCTCTCCAGAGCAGATGGCAATTATCGCCTCTTTGCTTGGTGCAATTGCTGTATTGATCGGCCTAAGTTTATCATGGCACTTTGATACACCAGCCGGCCCTTCCGTGGTAATAAGTGCTGCTGGTCTATTCTTGTTAAGCCAGCTAAAACGCATCGCTTAA
- the znuC gene encoding zinc ABC transporter ATP-binding protein ZnuC, which translates to MSTVIELSNINVQFDGRQVLDNVSLKINKGEIITLVGPNGAGKSTLVKVLLGLQKKFSGKITKPKQLKIGYVPQKLKLNETLPLDVSRFLHLAGHFSQQEIQDALALTGAQHLLNSDMHALSGGETQRVLLARALLQRPDLLVLDEPAQGVDVQGQIDLYDLIDTIRHRFGCAVFMVSHDLHLVMAKTDHVICLHHHICCSGEPATITQHPKYIALFGQTRQETLAFYHHQHNHHHHDLSGQPVGGDVSSCSSHCHGHHHD; encoded by the coding sequence ATGAGCACAGTCATCGAGCTATCCAATATCAATGTTCAATTTGACGGCCGACAAGTCCTCGATAATGTCAGCCTGAAAATTAATAAAGGTGAAATTATTACCTTAGTCGGTCCAAATGGCGCCGGTAAATCCACCTTGGTAAAAGTGTTATTGGGACTACAAAAAAAGTTCAGTGGTAAAATCACAAAGCCTAAACAACTAAAAATTGGCTATGTTCCACAGAAACTAAAATTGAATGAAACACTGCCGCTTGATGTCTCGCGTTTTCTTCACCTAGCCGGTCACTTTAGCCAGCAAGAAATTCAAGATGCTCTCGCATTAACTGGTGCACAACATCTACTGAATAGTGATATGCATGCACTTTCTGGTGGTGAAACACAGCGCGTACTATTGGCTCGTGCATTGTTGCAGCGCCCGGACTTATTAGTGTTGGATGAACCGGCGCAAGGCGTCGATGTTCAAGGGCAAATTGACCTTTATGATCTAATTGATACCATCCGTCACCGCTTTGGTTGCGCGGTTTTTATGGTTTCTCATGACCTACACTTAGTGATGGCAAAAACAGACCACGTTATCTGCTTGCACCATCATATTTGCTGTTCAGGTGAGCCCGCTACCATCACGCAGCATCCAAAATATATTGCGTTGTTTGGTCAAACGCGTCAGGAAACACTCGCGTTTTACCATCATCAGCATAACCACCATCATCACGACCTGTCGGGTCAACCCGTTGGTGGCGATGTCTCATCTTGTTCTTCTCATTGTCACGGTCATCATCATGATTGA
- the znuA gene encoding zinc ABC transporter substrate-binding protein ZnuA: MKTKFALSIAALMGLVSNGAMAQELHVLTSIKPIQMITEEIMLGAGSPDVLLQSNASPHDYALKPSDVKKINQADLVIWFGEGLEPFLGGVLEEKESAFELADVPNVSLREYSHEGHDHDHDGHNHGLYDPHFWLGYQPTLQMAKAISDKLISLDAAHADVYQANYQKFAQTYADKHKQLKALLEPVKQNGYFVFHDAYGYFEQDYQLNNLGHFTVSPERKPGAKTLIKIRNQLRSNDAKCVFSEPQYTPAVIETVMRGSEAKKGVLDPVASTIDVKPGSYFEFIDQIANSFVVCLSE, translated from the coding sequence ATGAAAACTAAATTCGCTTTATCGATCGCTGCGCTAATGGGCCTTGTAAGTAATGGCGCAATGGCACAAGAGCTTCATGTGTTAACCAGTATTAAACCGATTCAAATGATCACTGAAGAGATCATGCTAGGTGCAGGGAGTCCGGATGTATTACTCCAATCGAATGCTTCTCCTCATGATTACGCGCTCAAACCTTCAGATGTTAAGAAAATCAATCAAGCCGATTTAGTTATTTGGTTTGGTGAAGGACTTGAGCCATTTTTAGGCGGTGTGCTGGAAGAGAAAGAGTCGGCATTTGAGCTTGCCGATGTGCCGAATGTGTCATTACGTGAATACAGTCATGAGGGGCATGATCATGACCACGATGGTCACAATCATGGTCTTTATGATCCGCATTTCTGGCTTGGTTACCAACCAACGCTGCAAATGGCGAAGGCAATTTCAGATAAATTGATTTCACTTGATGCTGCGCACGCGGATGTGTATCAGGCTAACTACCAAAAATTTGCACAAACATACGCTGATAAACATAAGCAATTGAAGGCGTTGCTAGAGCCAGTGAAGCAAAATGGTTACTTTGTTTTCCATGACGCTTATGGGTATTTTGAGCAAGATTACCAATTAAATAACCTGGGTCATTTCACGGTATCACCAGAGCGCAAACCGGGCGCAAAAACCCTGATCAAAATTCGTAATCAGCTAAGAAGCAATGATGCAAAATGTGTGTTTTCAGAACCTCAGTATACGCCAGCAGTAATCGAGACCGTAATGCGTGGCAGTGAAGCTAAGAAAGGCGTTCTTGACCCAGTCGCATCAACAATCGATGTGAAACCGGGTAGCTATTTTGAATTTATTGATCAAATTGCAAATAGTTTCGTGGTTTGTTTGAGTGAATGA
- a CDS encoding helix-turn-helix domain-containing protein, with protein MSHLGITPVKHACWAALLYFVSHITLALDSSPSVFYPLPTESQGRVFAANQLFSATNGGLWIHDVKGKLLFFDGQTVSPKWGSALPYSSEHLVVVDDHFWTYQDNKVYRSAANQQRVVAFELPPGTEVTKLGASNGYIWLTDEAHFHTYRIADGVLATYSIKELYHFSSLNTLAINDALLIRKRWVLATNVGVFVSEGEKFHHVARSKDSPIDKLYFSTSRRELVMGAAKGTIVYDLYDTSKAKYIIPTPNVTTINETTQSYWIGTQNGLYVYSFITGKIEKFTGEQDAGFALAGKKINALVNDNSSGMWVATNKDIHYFSLFGDKFERYSSQMLGLQNHHANVSNLIAMESKRGYWMLRNDGVYSLIRERPTPKLRVFAGRVNNLAESKGVLWLATNQGLIGINAKSGERQKHIQIPEALKNTPITQLAFDSKGILWIASDAFVWSFDVESGELRTIAEQWMSSNYAEGSLKNMMISRADKVLLGTDHGVYLLKDKQLKFIATTAKFGAVRNMIEGRDHHIWVASNYGVNIFDTNTEALLALPLVDEHVAPQCIVNNATGSWLTSSAGLSHYTLDGQLVGHYGQPFGLINNEFQNGFCLTSATDENTLLLGSWHSLISLNSRDLAVSSLPEANVLFSQVKINQKLIGFGSVDESKLNAPYGETITVQMGIMPSLSGSSLEFKLDNDKVWTPLEGYQIVMEGLMPGTYTLSVRPVVNGIEKGGIKTLTFTVTEPWYLTALAFATYATVGLLLLFGLVYWRSRMMSNANRKLKAQVALKTNQLRHQSRVLLSNNHQLRKQMQVRRLIFSQAIQCFRERLTVAEQTLAQAGEIGKNQVIDQIASELELLLNMREAQGNASPVYNMSMILNSTLDGWKEEFARAGLAVEQRNKESKDIYALLNYFNLDVLLNLVFDSLVKRCERNQTAYIELYSVDEKVVVQISDLGSPIDLDGEGSWQEIAKLIEISGGILTVNMSTEQNTVVMSWNESQAFDEHSVIEFDRISLKSTSMDIADPFVDRLEELVLEHYTDPDFSTSTAAKMLYVSERSLQRRFKAATQRTFSDYLAEVRLDNACRQLLAGGKVADIAFSCGFNDASYFSQRFKHRFGVSPTQFIEQSVEAI; from the coding sequence ATGAGCCATTTAGGGATTACACCAGTGAAACATGCCTGTTGGGCTGCGTTACTCTATTTTGTTTCGCATATTACGTTAGCACTCGATTCTTCACCGTCGGTCTTTTATCCATTACCGACAGAGAGTCAAGGGCGCGTGTTTGCTGCAAATCAGCTGTTTTCTGCGACCAATGGCGGTTTGTGGATACACGATGTAAAAGGGAAACTCCTTTTCTTCGATGGGCAAACAGTGTCACCGAAATGGGGTTCTGCTCTTCCTTACTCCTCAGAACATTTGGTTGTGGTCGACGACCATTTTTGGACTTATCAAGATAATAAAGTTTATCGCTCTGCAGCTAACCAACAAAGGGTGGTGGCGTTTGAGCTTCCTCCCGGAACAGAAGTGACAAAACTTGGCGCGTCGAATGGTTACATTTGGCTTACCGATGAAGCTCACTTTCATACTTACCGTATTGCTGATGGCGTTCTAGCGACCTACTCGATTAAAGAGCTATACCATTTTAGCAGTTTAAATACTTTGGCAATTAATGATGCGCTGCTGATCAGAAAGCGTTGGGTATTAGCGACCAACGTCGGCGTGTTTGTCTCTGAAGGCGAAAAATTTCATCATGTAGCCCGTTCAAAAGACAGCCCGATAGATAAGCTCTATTTTTCCACTAGTCGTCGAGAGTTGGTTATGGGGGCAGCCAAAGGGACCATCGTTTACGATCTTTATGATACCAGCAAAGCCAAATACATCATTCCGACTCCTAACGTTACGACTATTAATGAAACGACGCAGTCCTATTGGATTGGTACGCAAAACGGCTTATATGTCTATTCATTCATCACCGGAAAAATTGAAAAATTTACCGGCGAACAAGATGCAGGCTTCGCTTTAGCTGGAAAAAAAATCAACGCATTAGTCAACGATAACAGCAGTGGTATGTGGGTAGCGACCAATAAAGATATCCACTATTTCTCTCTTTTTGGTGACAAATTCGAACGTTATTCCAGCCAAATGCTTGGGTTGCAAAATCACCATGCCAATGTCAGTAACCTTATCGCTATGGAAAGCAAACGAGGTTATTGGATGCTGAGAAATGATGGCGTATACAGTCTAATAAGAGAGAGGCCGACACCTAAACTGCGTGTATTCGCCGGGCGAGTGAACAACCTAGCCGAGTCTAAAGGTGTTTTGTGGCTGGCAACCAATCAAGGATTGATTGGAATTAATGCAAAATCGGGTGAACGACAGAAGCATATTCAGATACCTGAGGCATTAAAAAACACCCCGATTACGCAACTTGCTTTTGATTCTAAGGGCATACTGTGGATTGCCAGTGACGCATTTGTATGGAGTTTTGATGTTGAGAGCGGAGAGTTAAGAACCATTGCTGAGCAATGGATGTCTTCAAACTATGCGGAAGGTAGTTTGAAGAACATGATGATCTCAAGGGCTGATAAAGTGCTACTTGGCACTGACCATGGCGTGTATTTACTCAAAGATAAACAGCTGAAATTCATCGCGACAACCGCAAAGTTCGGTGCAGTGCGAAATATGATCGAAGGAAGAGATCATCATATTTGGGTGGCGAGCAATTATGGGGTCAATATTTTTGATACCAACACGGAGGCGTTGTTAGCACTGCCATTAGTGGATGAGCACGTTGCTCCACAATGTATCGTGAACAATGCCACCGGGTCTTGGCTAACGTCTTCAGCAGGCTTAAGTCATTACACATTAGATGGGCAGTTGGTTGGGCATTATGGGCAACCTTTTGGGCTCATTAATAATGAATTTCAAAATGGTTTTTGTTTAACCAGCGCCACTGATGAAAATACGCTCTTGCTGGGGTCTTGGCATAGTCTAATCAGTCTAAATAGCCGTGATTTAGCGGTCAGTTCATTGCCAGAAGCCAATGTCTTATTCTCTCAAGTGAAAATTAACCAAAAGCTGATTGGTTTTGGATCGGTAGACGAATCAAAGTTGAATGCGCCTTACGGAGAGACAATAACGGTTCAAATGGGCATTATGCCGAGCCTGAGTGGTTCATCACTAGAGTTTAAACTTGATAATGACAAGGTATGGACACCTTTAGAGGGCTATCAAATTGTCATGGAGGGTTTAATGCCTGGCACGTACACCCTATCAGTACGGCCTGTTGTTAACGGGATTGAAAAGGGTGGGATAAAAACGCTCACATTTACCGTTACCGAACCTTGGTATCTTACGGCATTGGCATTTGCTACCTATGCGACGGTTGGTTTACTGCTTTTATTTGGCTTAGTTTATTGGCGTTCACGAATGATGAGCAATGCCAACAGAAAATTAAAAGCTCAGGTGGCGCTGAAAACAAACCAGTTGCGTCATCAAAGCCGCGTGTTACTGAGCAATAACCATCAATTACGCAAGCAAATGCAAGTGAGACGACTGATTTTTAGTCAAGCGATTCAATGTTTTAGAGAGCGGTTAACCGTTGCAGAACAGACGTTGGCGCAAGCTGGAGAGATAGGTAAAAATCAAGTTATTGATCAAATTGCTTCAGAGCTTGAGCTGCTACTTAACATGCGTGAAGCCCAAGGTAATGCCTCGCCTGTTTATAATATGTCGATGATTTTGAATTCAACACTGGATGGTTGGAAAGAAGAGTTTGCGAGAGCGGGTTTGGCCGTTGAGCAGCGAAATAAAGAGAGTAAGGATATTTATGCTTTGCTGAATTACTTTAATCTCGATGTATTACTCAATTTGGTCTTTGACAGTTTAGTTAAGCGCTGTGAACGCAATCAAACGGCTTATATTGAGCTTTACAGTGTGGACGAAAAAGTGGTTGTTCAAATATCGGATCTGGGTTCGCCCATTGATCTGGATGGTGAGGGAAGCTGGCAAGAAATAGCGAAATTGATTGAAATTAGTGGTGGCATACTCACAGTGAATATGAGCACTGAACAAAATACCGTGGTCATGAGTTGGAATGAAAGCCAAGCATTTGATGAACACTCAGTGATCGAATTTGATCGAATATCGCTAAAATCGACCAGCATGGATATTGCCGATCCATTCGTAGACCGATTGGAGGAGCTAGTATTAGAGCATTATACCGACCCTGATTTTAGTACATCAACAGCAGCTAAAATGCTGTATGTTTCAGAGCGTAGCTTACAACGTCGATTTAAAGCTGCCACACAAAGAACATTTTCTGACTATTTAGCTGAGGTAAGGTTGGATAACGCCTGCCGCCAGCTGCTTGCGGGCGGTAAAGTCGCGGATATTGCTTTTAGCTGTGGTTTTAACGACGCCTCATATTTTAGCCAAAGATTTAAGCATCGTTTTGGTGTATCCCCAACCCAGTTTATCGAACAGAGTGTAGAAGCGATATAA